A region of Polyangiaceae bacterium DNA encodes the following proteins:
- a CDS encoding fumarate reductase/succinate dehydrogenase flavoprotein subunit, with the protein MTERAMAIKLESKAPTGPIETRWDRHRFEMKLVNPANRRKYKVIVVGTGLAGGAGAASLGEMGYNVLSFCYQDSPRRAHSIAAQGGINAAKNYKNDGDSIYRLFYDTVKGGDFRARESNVHRLAQLSVNIIDQCVAQGVPFAREYGGLLDNRSFGGAQVSRTFYARGQTGQQLLLGAYQALARQIEAGTVKSFPRTEMLDLIVVDGVARGIVTRDMVTGKVEAHVADAVVLATGGYGNVFYLSTNARGCNTTATWRAHKKGAFFANPCFTQIHPTCIPAGGDYQSKLTLMSESLRNDGRVWVPKSADDCAKDPAEIAEKDRDYYLERLYPSFGNLVPRDIASRRAKMVCDEGRGVGTELEGVRRGVYLDFRDAIKRLGEAKIRERYGNLFDMYERITGENPYKVPMRIYPASHYAMGGLWVDYNLMTTIPGCFAAGEANFSDHGANRLGASALMQGLADGYFVLPYVVGNYLASTKAEKIDESHIEVKKAVADVEERIEKLLGIGGERTPDSFHRELGTLIWNNAGMARNAKGLEAALARIPALREEFWQNLKVTGSGDSLNQTLEQAGRVADFMEFGELLCRDALARDESCGCHFREEHVTEEGEAARNDAEYQYVAAWEYTGDLSKPNLHKEALEFEYVKPVARSYK; encoded by the coding sequence ATGACGGAGAGAGCGATGGCCATCAAGCTCGAGAGCAAAGCACCCACCGGTCCCATCGAGACGCGCTGGGATCGTCACCGCTTCGAGATGAAGCTGGTGAACCCAGCCAATCGCCGGAAGTACAAGGTCATCGTGGTCGGCACCGGCCTCGCCGGTGGCGCCGGCGCCGCCTCGCTCGGCGAGATGGGCTACAACGTGCTGTCGTTCTGCTACCAGGACAGCCCGCGCCGCGCCCACAGCATCGCCGCTCAGGGCGGGATCAACGCTGCCAAGAACTACAAAAACGACGGCGACAGCATCTACCGTCTGTTCTACGACACGGTAAAGGGCGGAGACTTCCGCGCGCGCGAGAGCAACGTGCACCGGCTGGCGCAGCTGTCGGTGAACATCATCGACCAGTGCGTCGCCCAGGGCGTGCCCTTCGCCCGGGAATACGGCGGCCTGCTCGACAACCGCTCCTTCGGCGGCGCGCAGGTGTCGCGCACCTTCTACGCCCGCGGTCAGACCGGGCAGCAGCTCCTGCTCGGCGCCTACCAGGCGCTGGCGCGGCAGATCGAGGCGGGCACGGTCAAGAGCTTCCCGCGCACCGAGATGCTCGACCTGATCGTGGTGGACGGCGTGGCCCGCGGCATCGTCACCCGCGACATGGTCACGGGCAAGGTCGAGGCGCACGTGGCCGACGCCGTGGTGCTCGCCACCGGCGGCTACGGCAACGTCTTCTACCTCTCGACCAATGCCCGGGGCTGCAACACCACCGCCACCTGGCGCGCCCACAAGAAAGGCGCGTTCTTCGCCAACCCCTGCTTCACGCAGATCCACCCGACGTGCATCCCGGCGGGGGGCGACTACCAGTCGAAGCTCACGCTGATGAGCGAGAGCCTGCGCAACGACGGCCGGGTCTGGGTGCCGAAGAGCGCCGACGACTGCGCCAAGGATCCTGCGGAGATCGCCGAGAAGGACCGCGACTACTACCTGGAGCGCCTGTACCCGAGCTTCGGCAACCTGGTGCCTCGCGACATCGCCAGCCGGCGCGCCAAGATGGTGTGCGACGAGGGACGCGGCGTCGGCACGGAGCTCGAGGGCGTGCGCCGCGGCGTCTACCTTGACTTCCGCGACGCCATCAAGCGTCTGGGGGAGGCGAAGATCCGCGAGCGCTACGGCAACCTGTTCGACATGTACGAGCGCATCACCGGCGAGAACCCGTACAAGGTGCCGATGCGCATCTACCCGGCGTCCCACTACGCGATGGGCGGCCTCTGGGTGGACTACAACCTGATGACCACCATCCCGGGCTGCTTCGCCGCCGGCGAGGCGAACTTCAGCGACCACGGCGCGAACCGGCTGGGCGCCAGCGCGCTGATGCAGGGTCTTGCGGACGGCTACTTCGTGCTGCCCTACGTGGTGGGCAACTACCTGGCCAGCACCAAGGCCGAGAAGATCGACGAGAGCCACATCGAGGTGAAGAAGGCCGTGGCCGACGTCGAGGAGCGCATCGAGAAGCTGCTCGGCATCGGCGGCGAGCGCACGCCGGACTCCTTCCACCGCGAGCTCGGCACGCTGATCTGGAACAACGCCGGGATGGCCCGCAACGCCAAGGGCCTCGAGGCCGCCCTGGCGCGCATCCCCGCCCTGCGCGAGGAGTTCTGGCAGAACCTGAAGGTCACCGGCAGCGGCGACAGCCTGAACCAGACCCTGGAGCAGGCCGGCCGGGTGGCGGACTTCATGGAGTTCGGGGAGCTCCTGTGCCGCGACGCGCTCGCGCGGGACGAGAGCTGCGGCTGCCACTTCCGCGAGGAGCACGTGACCGAGGAGGGCGAGGCAGCGCGCAACGACGCGGAGTATCAGTACGTCGCGGCCTGGGAGTACACCGGGGACCTGTCCAAGCCGAACCTGCACAAGGAAGCGCTAGAGTTCGAGTACGTGAAGCCGGTGGCGCGCAGCTACAAGTGA
- a CDS encoding succinate dehydrogenase/fumarate reductase iron-sulfur subunit translates to MNLTLHVWRQKGQTDRGDFETYKAPDIDEHMSFLEMLDVVNERLLADGKEPIAFDSDCREGICGMCGLVINGVPHGPNAATTTCQLHMRHFNDGDEITIEPWRAHAFPVLRDLIVDRGAFDRIIQAGGYISVNSGAAPEANGLPVPKPDAEKSMDAAACIGCGACVAACPNASAMLFVAAKAAHLGLLPQGQAERYERVKKMVAQMDAEGFGHCSNHYECMAACPKEINVEFIARLNRDLMRATVVEKEHEEKTGGAG, encoded by the coding sequence ATGAATCTCACGCTGCACGTCTGGCGCCAGAAGGGTCAGACCGACCGAGGGGACTTCGAGACCTACAAGGCCCCGGACATCGACGAGCACATGTCCTTCCTGGAGATGCTCGACGTGGTGAACGAGCGCCTGCTGGCGGACGGCAAGGAGCCCATCGCGTTCGACAGCGATTGTCGCGAGGGGATCTGCGGCATGTGTGGCCTCGTGATCAACGGCGTGCCCCACGGCCCCAACGCCGCCACCACCACCTGCCAGCTGCACATGCGGCACTTCAACGACGGCGACGAGATCACCATCGAGCCCTGGCGCGCTCACGCCTTCCCGGTCCTGCGCGACCTGATCGTGGATCGCGGCGCCTTCGACCGCATCATCCAGGCCGGCGGCTACATCAGCGTGAACTCGGGGGCCGCCCCGGAGGCCAACGGCCTGCCGGTGCCCAAGCCAGACGCCGAAAAGTCGATGGACGCCGCAGCGTGCATCGGTTGCGGCGCCTGCGTGGCGGCCTGCCCGAACGCCAGCGCCATGCTGTTCGTAGCGGCCAAGGCGGCGCACCTGGGTCTCCTGCCGCAGGGCCAGGCGGAGCGCTACGAGCGCGTGAAGAAGATGGTGGCGCAGATGGACGCCGAGGGTTTCGGCCACTGCAGCAACCACTACGAGTGCATGGCGGCCTGCCCCAAGGAGATCAACGTCGAGTTCATCGCGCGCTTGAACCGCGACCTGATGCGGGCCACCGTGGTCGAGAAGGAGCACGAAGAGAAGACGGGCGGGGCGGGCTAG
- a CDS encoding sigma-70 family RNA polymerase sigma factor, with the protein MTHSLQDSVAKARDEFLLVVEGIRPELHRYCSRLTGSVIEGEDIVQECLARAFYTLSMSPETPPLRPWLFKIAHNAALDFLKSHGRKYTEPRADLTDIAGFDEAPDPAAIRAALRRFVALPVGQRSAVILKDVLGHSLDETAETMGTSVLAVKAALVRGRAKLREAEPSSAAGDATARTALERYASLFNARDWDGVRALVGEDCRLDLVSKSQRRGREVGVYFSQYAKADVSLGVVRLDGELALSAHVAGSEAPAYFILLEWENGRVSSIRDFRYIPYIAAEAEVEPL; encoded by the coding sequence ATGACGCACTCGCTGCAAGACAGCGTGGCCAAGGCGCGGGACGAGTTCCTGCTGGTGGTGGAGGGGATCCGGCCCGAGTTGCACCGCTACTGTTCCAGGCTCACGGGTTCGGTCATCGAAGGCGAGGACATCGTGCAGGAGTGCCTGGCGCGCGCGTTTTACACCTTGAGCATGAGCCCCGAGACGCCGCCGCTCCGACCGTGGCTGTTCAAGATCGCTCACAACGCGGCGCTCGACTTCCTGAAGAGCCACGGGCGCAAGTACACCGAGCCGCGCGCCGACCTGACCGACATCGCCGGCTTCGACGAAGCGCCGGACCCCGCCGCCATCCGCGCTGCGCTCCGGCGGTTCGTCGCCTTGCCGGTCGGGCAGCGGAGCGCGGTCATCCTGAAGGACGTGCTCGGCCACTCGCTCGACGAGACCGCCGAGACCATGGGAACGAGCGTTTTGGCAGTGAAAGCAGCACTCGTCCGCGGGCGCGCGAAGCTCCGCGAAGCCGAACCGTCCAGCGCGGCGGGCGACGCGACCGCACGTACCGCCCTCGAGCGCTACGCGAGCCTGTTCAACGCCCGGGACTGGGACGGGGTTCGAGCGCTCGTCGGCGAGGACTGCCGCCTCGACCTGGTCTCGAAGTCCCAGCGACGCGGGAGGGAAGTCGGGGTGTACTTCAGCCAGTACGCGAAGGCGGACGTGTCGCTCGGGGTCGTTCGCCTTGACGGCGAGCTGGCGCTCTCGGCTCACGTCGCCGGCTCCGAAGCCCCCGCCTACTTCATCTTGCTCGAATGGGAGAACGGGCGCGTCAGTTCGATCCGCGACTTCCGTTACATCCCCTACATCGCCGCGGAAGCCGAGGTCGAGCCGCTCTGA
- a CDS encoding cytochrome c gives MTRLLRVGLILLPIAACEAPPPPSPPSGEPAPAPASAVPTTSPASVLDQMDKRTPVPLLPMMANHQKANMRDHLLAVQEIVVALATDDFAAVEKAAGRIGYSEQMGQMCNHMGMGAPGFSDKAVGFHRAADKITAAARDRDKGRVLTELGTTLGTCTSCHATWKQQVVDEASWTKATSAPVPSPAMHH, from the coding sequence ATGACACGACTACTTCGGGTAGGGCTCATCCTCCTGCCGATCGCCGCCTGCGAGGCCCCGCCGCCTCCCAGCCCGCCGAGCGGGGAGCCGGCGCCGGCTCCGGCCTCGGCGGTCCCCACGACCTCACCGGCCAGTGTCCTCGACCAGATGGACAAGCGGACCCCGGTGCCGCTCCTGCCGATGATGGCGAACCACCAGAAGGCCAATATGCGCGACCATCTCCTGGCGGTTCAAGAGATCGTCGTCGCGCTCGCGACCGACGACTTCGCCGCGGTGGAGAAGGCAGCCGGGCGCATCGGCTACTCCGAGCAGATGGGCCAGATGTGCAACCACATGGGCATGGGCGCTCCGGGCTTCAGCGACAAGGCCGTCGGGTTTCACCGGGCCGCAGACAAGATCACGGCCGCGGCGCGGGACCGGGACAAGGGCCGGGTGCTCACCGAGCTCGGGACGACGCTCGGCACCTGCACCTCTTGCCACGCCACCTGGAAGCAGCAGGTGGTGGACGAGGCCAGCTGGACGAAGGCCACCTCGGCGCCCGTGCCCTCGCCGGCGATGCATCACTGA
- a CDS encoding DUF3634 family protein, whose amino-acid sequence MSAWLGLLILVVLATPLWIAISRSNELFVIAVEDGVPRAVRGRLPQRLLDDLADVVRRPRLRSARFKVVVEDRRARLVVTKGEIPATQLQQLRNVVGTYPVAAIKAGGRTR is encoded by the coding sequence GTGAGCGCCTGGCTCGGCCTGTTGATCCTCGTGGTCCTCGCCACGCCCCTCTGGATCGCGATTTCCCGCTCCAACGAGCTGTTCGTGATCGCGGTCGAGGACGGTGTGCCGCGCGCGGTGCGGGGCCGGCTCCCGCAGCGGCTGCTGGACGACTTGGCCGACGTGGTGCGCCGGCCGCGCCTTCGCTCGGCTCGCTTCAAGGTCGTGGTGGAGGATCGGCGCGCTCGCCTGGTGGTGACAAAGGGCGAGATCCCTGCGACGCAGCTCCAGCAGCTCCGCAACGTGGTCGGCACCTACCCGGTCGCCGCCATCAAGGCCGGCGGGCGGACGCGCTAG